The Corynebacterium minutissimum genome includes the window AGGATGATTCCATCTACCGCTATGCGGTACTGGGTGATTCCTTTGAAAACCCCACCCGCCACCTCGATCCAAAGGACCGCTACGACGGCGGTGCAGACTCGTTGAAGAACCGTAGCGAGCCCCTACCGGAGCGAAAGCCGGCGGAGCCGACACGGGAGACGTCGGCAAGCGCGACGGCTCCCCTGCCTACCTCCGTAGGCGCTGCTGAAGAGGAGGTCGCACGATGAGACTCTCGGGTTTCAAGCACCGCTTCCGTCCCTGGTTCGTGGTGTGGATTGTGGTCATGTGGTGTCTGCTGATGGGCGAGGTGACCGTAGCGAACCTCGTCGGTGGGTTACTGGTGGGCCTGTTCATCGTGCTGGCGCTGCCGCTGCCGGCCATGCCCGTCGAGGGAATTTCAGTGAGCTGGGGCAAGCTCATTGTCTTTGCCGCCGGCTGGTTCGTCGATCTGCTCGAGGCCTCCATCAGGGTGGGCTGGCTAGCTGTGCGCCCGCAGCCCGTGCCCAAGACCGCCATTGTGAAACTACCTATGCGCGTGGAGAATGAGTTTGTGCTCTCGCTGGCTGTAAGCCTCTACAACCTGCAGCCGGGCGGGACGGTGTCCGATATCGACATTGCTAACCGCATGCTCACCATCCACCTGCTCAACGCCGACTCCGAAGGCCACCTCGAACGCGAAATCGCTGCGGTGCGCAAGCTGGAGGCGGACCTGATCGCCATTTTTGAAAGGAGCCACGCCTGATGGATACGGGTCTTTATGAAATCCTGCTCACGGTGGCTGCCGGCTTCCTCGTGGTGGCCTTCCTCATCACGACGTGGCGCATCGTCGTCGGCCCTAATTCGCTGGACCGGCTCGTTGCCATGGACGGATTTGTGGCCATGTTCCAATGCGCCATGGCTACCTATATTTGCTGGACACTGGACACGACGGTGTCCAACGCCATGCTCGTCGTTGCGCTGTTGGGTTTTATCTCCACGGTGTCTGTCACCCGATTTAGGAAGAGGGATTCATGAGTTACGCACTGATTTCCGATGTCCTCTCGATCATCCTCATCCTGGTCGGCTCTATCCTCATTCTGGCCGCTGCCATTGGCGTTGCACGATTTAGTGACACCATGGCGCGCGTGCATGCCATTTCCAAGCCGCAAACCACCGGGCTTATCTTCACCATTCTGGGTGCGCTCATCAAGGTGACGGGCTCGGAGGACTTCAGCGTGGCAGAACGCGGGGACCTGGGCATCCTTATCTTGCTCGTGCTTTTTGCCATGATCACCAGCCCTGTCACCGCGCAACGAACCACCCGTATTGCTCGCCGTGAAGGCCTCTATGGCACGGCCGACTCGATGACGCGTAACGAGCATCCGGCGACGCGTTCTATGCGCCGCAAGTAGTTAACGGTGGTTCGCTCACCTTCGACGATGCACTCCTCATATATCCTCCTAGAGACACATTTCATCGTCTGAGGAGAATTTCCGTGAAGAAGCTGCAGGGCATCCCGACGATCTGCGCTGTCCTCGCGCTGGGGATCGCAGTGATGGTCTACCGCATTATCCAGTTCGACGGCCACAAGGCATTCACGTTCATCCTCCCCTTCGACCTGGCTATTTACCGCATGGCGGGCGAGGACCTCAACGCGGGCGGGCTGCTATACGACGCCCCTTATATCTACGAGTTCCCCTTCACCTACCCGCCGTTTGCGGGAATTCTCTTCCAGGTCCTGCCGTTCTTCAGCAAAGATGCTCTCACCATCCTCTGGCCGACCTTGATGTTCCTGGCAGTCCTAGCCATCGTGGTGATGGTTTTCCGCGAGCGCGGCGTAAAGCTCACGCCTGCGGCCGTTCTGGTCGCGGTGTTGCTCACTGCGCTGACGCCGGCGAATGAGACGATGCATGGCTCCCTGTACTACGGCCAGGTCAATGTTTTCCTGATGTTCCTCGTCGCGCTCGACTTCCTGCCGATGAAACGCCGCCTGCCCGGCATCGGCATCGGTCTGGCAGCGGGTATCAAGCTCACGCCGGCCTACATGGGCCTCGCACTGCTCTTTGAGAAGCGCTGGTGGGCCGCTGTGGGCTCCGTCGTAACCTTCCTGGTCACTGTGGTGCTGGGCTTCCTCTTTGTGCCGGATGCCATGAATTTCTGGACCGACGCCATGTTCAATTCCTCGCGCGTCGGCGAACATGCCAACCCTGGCGCAAAGTCGCTGCGCTCGCTCATGTTCCGCTTGTGGGGCATCGACGGCGGAATCCTGTGGCTGCTAGCAGTCTTGGTCATCTTCGTGCTCACGTGCCTGGCACTGCGCACTGCCTACAAGCGCGGCAACCGTACCGCTGCCTTCGCGCTGACGGGTATTAGCACCTGCTTGGTCTCGCCCTTCTCGTGGTACCACCACTTCGTGTGGACCTTGCCCTTTGTGATTATGGTCTTCGTTGCCGTCAACCAGGCGGTGGGCGAGCGCGTTAGCGGTAAGTTCGGCGAGCAACTCGCCGCCCTGGCCGGGCTGGCCGCCCTCTTCGTGGTGTCCTTGCCCTTTATGTCGGTGCCGGTGTGGTTCTCCATGTCCTCGGCCAACCTCGACTCGATGACGTCCTTCCAGCCGTGGGCGACGTCCCTGTGGACGCTGTCCTGCATCCTCTTCATCGCCGGCTACGCCCTGTGGGGCTTCATCGCCCCGCGCCCGAAGGCCGGCTCGGCGGTTCCGGCGTCGAAGGCTTAGTCCACAGCGAGCGGCAGCAGCTGCTCCATCTCGTCCGCGGTGGCCTTAACTACCTTCTGCCAGCTTCCGGTCTCCTGATATAGGCGGCGCTGGCGCTCATAGCCCGCCCCGCCGTCGATGATGTCTTGCACCAGCTGCAGCTCCTTGGCGCAGCCGAGCTCTTCAGAAAGCGGGGCCAGCTGAACCAGGAGATCCGCTAACTCGTCCTTGACCCAACGCTCATCCGTCGCACGTGAGGTGATGACCAACGCGTCCATGCCATAGCGCGCGCCTCGCCACTTGTTCTCCGCCACGTGCCACGGCTGGAGGGTCGGCAGCTGCTCACCGGCATCGATCAGACGGTCGTAGTAAACGACGAGGCAGTGCGTGAGCGCCACGATGGCGGAAAGCTCGCGAAGGTTAGAGGCGGCGTCGGAAATGCGCACCTCCACCGTGCCCCACTTGGAGGCCGGGCGGACATCGAAGTGCATGGAGCCTGTGTGGTTGATGACACCAGAGATGGCCTGGTCCCGCATGTAGGACTGCCACTGCGACCAGTCCTCAAACTGGTAGGGCATACCCGCGGTGGGCAGCTGCTGGTACAGCATCGTGCGGTTGGAGGCGTAGCCGGTATCCAGCCCTTCCCATGCCGGGGAGCAGGCAGAGATGGCCAACAGGTGCGGGTACTTCGTCATCAAGGCGTTGATGATGGGCCACACCCGGTCTTCGTGGCGAATGCCCACATGCACGTGCGTTCCCCACAGCAGCATCTGCTGCCCCCAATACTGGGTTCGGTTGATAATTTCGGAATAGGCGGGCTTATCGGACACCGGGTTCTTCCGGAAGTCCGTAAAGGGGTGCCCGCCGGAAGCCCACAGGCGCACGTCCATGGCTGCGGCCGCTTCGCGCACTGCGCTGAGCGACGCCTCCAAATCCCTCATCGCCTCCGGTACCGTCGCGCATACCCCGGTGACGAGTTCCACGGTGTTCTGGAGGAATTCCTTTTCCACGTGGATGCCGGGGTGGGCGGCACGGACGGCATCAATAAGCTCGGCACCACGCGGCACGAGATCCCAGGTCACTGGGTCAACGAGTGCTACCTCCCACTCGACCCCGAGCGTGGGCTCAGGGGAGCGGGCGAACTTCTCCTCCGGATTATTCACCTGTCTATCGTATCTGTCAGGTGGATGAATCTAATAAGATTTTATTCCTTAGGCCTGCGGAACTGCGAGGACCACGACGACGGCGTCGCCCTTGGTGTAGTCGCCGGTCAGCTCGGCCGGGTACGGCGCGATGGCACCGCCCGGAACGTTGCCGCCGTAGTACTGGGCTGCCAATTCCTTGGCCAGGTTCTCCGCTGCGGCGTCGCCCTCCGGGTAGTAGATGGTGGTCTGCGGTGCGACGAGAACGTCACCGCTCAGGTTGCCCACCTCGGAGACGTTGAACTTCTCGGACTTAAGGCGCTCAGCTTCGTCGGCGGCGTAGTTGGCGCGACCGGAGTTGTTGTAGACGTTGACCGGGATATCTGCCTGCTGACGGTCAGGGGCAGCACCTCTCTCCGCGCGGTTACCGGCTTCAGCATCCTCGCCTGCCTTGGCATCATCGGCAGCCTTATCTGCGCCTTCTGCGCGGTCCGCGCCCTCAGCACGGTTCGCACCGTCGGCGGTATCAGCACCGCCGGCGGTGTTGCCGCTCTCGGCTGCATCCTCACCTCCACCGGCCGCGCCGCCTTGGTTCTCGCCTTCGGCACCGCCGTTGGCGGGGCCGGTAACCGCGGCGTCGTTAGCGCCCTCGGAGGCGACATTTTCAGACTTATCAGAGGTCATGGCGTAGAGCCCCCACATGCCGAGCATGACAGCCACGGCGATGAGCACCATCGCGAGGCCACGCACGGGCAGCTTGGGCGCAGACGCAGCGGAGGCAGGCGCAGCGGAGGAAGCGGGCGAAGCAGAGTTTTCCGGATTCACATTAGTCACACAGGAAACTCTAGTAGCCAAAAGTGGTAGCGCGGCGCATTGCCACGCGCGGCGTGCCTAGTCGCCCGTGGAGCGGGCGGCGTGCCTAGTCGCCCGTGGAGCGGGCGGCGCGGCGGACGTCCTCGCGGGCGTCGCGAAGCCGGCGCAGGCGAGCAACGAGGAGGGGGTAGGAAGAGTGGGCCGCGGGGACGTCGAGAAGCACGTTGAGACGTTGGTGATAACGCACCGGCGAGATATCCAGCTGCGTGCGGATGGCCTCCTCCTTGGCGCCGATATCGCGCGGGGCGCGGGACTCGAACTCCAAAATGGCGGCGTCTAGGTCTGACAGGGACTGCATGCTTAAACTGTATGTCATGACTATTCGTCCCATCGTTATCCACGGCGACCCGGTCCTTCACAACCCGACCGAGCCGGTGACCGAAGCCATCGATTCGCCCGAGCTGCAGGAGCTCATCGCGGACATGCACGAGACCATGGATGCCGCGCACGGCGTGGGCCTGGCCGCCAATCAGATTGGCGTGAACAAGCGCCTCTTTGTCTACCACTGCCCCGACACTGACGGGCCTGACGGCACCGAACTACCCGAGGGCGGCATGCGCCGCGGCTGCGTCATCAACCCGGTACTGGAGACCTCCGAAATTCCGGAGACCATGCCCGCCGATGACGGCTCCGACGACGAAGGCTGCCTCTCCGTTCCGGGTGAGGGCTTTCCCACCGGCCGTGCGGACTGGGCGCGCGTCACTGGCAAGAACGAGAAGGGCGAGGACATCTCCATCGAAGGTTACGGTTTCTTCGCCCGCATGCTGCAGCACGAGACCGGCCACCTCGACGGTTTTGTCTACACCGACGTTCTCACCGGCCGCTACAAACGCCAGGCCAAGAAGACCATTAAGCGCAACGGCTGGACCGAAGCTGGCCTCACCTGGCTGCCGGGCGAGGACGAGGATCCCTTCGGACACGACGACTAATGTCCCGCATCTTCCGCTCCGATGACGTCTCCGTAGGTGAGCGTGTGGTGGCCCGGCGTGATTTCGGGGACGTGCACAGCGACGTGATTGGCCACGTGTTGAGCCTTGATCCGCTAATCATCCGCCCGCAGGAGGTGGGCGGCTACCCCTCATCGCTCGACGCCGTGGAGATTCCGCCGGAGCAGCTGAAGATTATTAAACGCCTCTCACCGCGTACGGTACGCAACTCCGATATACGCGCCGTCGAAGTCGCCACCGCGGCTGCCTTCCCCGGCAAAGAACATGCGTGGACCTCTGATGGGCAGTGGCTCATGCGCGCGGGCGATGGCGTCACGGGGCGTTCTAATTCGGCGGTGCCGCTGGGCCCGTCTGCAGGTTTCCTGCCTATCCCCATCGAGGAAATCGATGCTTTCTACGACCGCCACGGACTGCCGACGCGCCTGGCCATCCCGGAGCGCATCGGCAAGTCTGCTGAGAAGCTCGTCGCCGCGGAGCCGGAGGGATGGTCCTTGGAGCCAGAGATCCTCGTCATGGTCCGGGATCTGGAGCAGGTGCCGGAGCTTGGCGACGTCCACTGTGTCATCGATAAGCAGCCCGATGATGCCTGGCTCGACTTGTATCATTTCCGCGGCCAGGCGCTCCCGCCGCTGGCGCTGGAGTATCTGCGCAACCACATTGAGGGCACCATGGGCTTTGGGCGGCTGCTATCCGATGCAGGCGAGACGATTGCGATTACGCGCGGCACGCTCACTGAATCCGGCGATGGCACGGTGTGGCTAGGCTATTCCGCCGTGGAGGTGGCTGAAGGCTGGCGGCGCAAGGGACTGGGCACTGCTTTGGGCGCGCACATGCTCGCGTGGGGAAAGAACAACGGCGCACAGAAGGCATACTTGCAGGTAGTAGCGCACAATACCGCAGGTATCAGGCTGTACCAGAAGCTTGGCTTTATTGAGCAACACCGCCACCGTTACGCCTGCCGCGCGCCTCAAGTACCCTGAATCACATGCGCATCGCTTCGTGGAACATCAACTCCGTCCGCACCCGCGCGCACCGCGCGGTGGACCTGCTGGCCAAGCACGACATTGACGTGCTCTGCCTGCAGGAGACCAAGGTGACGGATGAGAAGTTCCCGCGCGAGCCTTTCGAAGAGGCCGGCTATCACGTCACCTGCCACGGGCTAAACCAATGGAACGGCGTAGCTATTGTGTCCAAGGATGAGCCAGAGGAGGTCCAGACCTTCTTCCCTGGGCAGCCAGGGTTCCACAAGGACCCGGCGAAGGAGCACAAACGTGAGGCCCGGGCGGTGTCCGCGCGCATCCGCGGGGTGGAGATCTGGTCGCTGTATATCCCTAACGGGCGCGAGATTACGGACCGGCACTACGACTACAAGCTGCAATTCCTCTACGCGCTGGCGCGCTACGTGGAAACCCGCGCGCACTCGAAGCTACTGCTCACTGGTGACTTCAACATTGCTCCGCGCGATGAAGACGTGTGGGATATCAGCCTCTTCCGCGGTAAGACGCACGTCACCGAACCGGAACGCGCAGCTTTCCAGATGCTCGAGGAAGCTGGCGTGGAGGAGGTCACGCGCCGCTTTACGGAGAAAGAGCGCTGGACATACTTTGATTACAAGTCGCTGCGTTTCCAGAAGAACGAAGGCATGCGCATTGACTTCCAGCTAGCCAGCGAGCCACTTGCTCGCCTCGTACAGGGAGCCCACGTGGACCTGGTGGAGCGCGCCGGCGATAAAACCTCGGACCACGTGCCGCTCATTGCAGATTTTGACGTCCCTGATTTCGCTTCGGTGCGTTAGGTGCATTAAACACTGATGAGCCTGAATATTGATCTCTCCGCATGGCAGCTCGCGCTGCTGTTCCTTGACTACGGCATAAAGATCATCGCCATTGGTGTCGTTCCCGAAGGGCGCCGTCCGTCCAGCTCCACTGCCTGGCTGCTGGCAATTCTTGTGCTGCCCCTCGTGGGCCTGCCGCTCTTCTTGCTTATGGGCTCGCCGTACATCAACCGACGGCGTCACCGCATCCAGCAAGAGGCCAACGAGCTCATCAGTGACGTCACCGCCTCCACCCCCAATCACCCGGAGGGCAGGCTTTCCCCCGAAATCGAATCGCTCATTCAGCTCAACCGCAACCTCACCGGCCACCCGGCACTCATCGGCCACAATAAGGGGCTCCATGCCTCCTATGATGAGGCCATCATGGCCATGGCCCGGGCCATCGACCGTGCGGAAAAATACGTGCTCATCGAGATTTATATCCAGTCCTGGGATGAGGTCACCGACATCTTCTTCCAGTCACTGAAACGTGCCCGCGAACGCGGCGTGGAGGTCAAGCTGCTGCTAGACCAGATTGGCAGCTACAAGTACAAGGGCTACTGCACGCTGGGCAAACGCCTCACCGCCATTGACGTGGATTGGCGCCTCATGCTGCCACTACAGCTACACAAGGGCCGCTTCCGCCGCCCCGACCTGCGCAATCACCGCAAGATCGTGGTCATCGATGGCCACACGGGGTTCTTAGGCTCGATGAACATCATCAAGCGCCAGTACAAAACCAAAGACCGCGCGTGGATCGACTACATGGTGGAACTCACCGGACCAATCGTGACCTCGCTGGCAGCTGTGTTTGCGGTGGACTGGTACTTGGAGTCTGAGGAACAGCTCTCCCTCGACATGCAGCCTTATGACGACGCCATGACGGAAGACTCCAACCACCTCCAGCTCGTCCCCTCCGGCCCTGGTTACACGACGGAACCCAACCTGCGCATGTTCAACTCGGTGGTGCACCACGCCAAAGACAAGCTGGTACTGTGCTCGCCGTATTTCATCCCGGATGAATCCCTCCTCGAAGCCGTGACCACCGCCTGTTACCGCGATGTGGAGGTCGACCTCCTCGTCTCAGCGAAGGCCGACCAGTTCATGGTCGACCATGCACAGTCCTCCTACTACCAGGCCCTCCTCGAGGCGGGCGTGCGGATTTTCCAGTTCCCTGAACCTTTCGTGCTGCATTCCAAGTTCATCCTCGCGGACCCGAACCTTCCGGGGCGCGAACCGCTGTGCATGTTCGGCTCCTCCAACATGGACATGCGCTCCTTTGGCCTGAACTACGAATCCACGATGCTCGTGGCCAAGGGCGACCTCATTGATGACTTCGCCCAGTTAGCCATCAACTACAAGAAGGTCTGCCACGAGCTGACCCTCGAGGAATGGAACAAGCGCGGGCTGTTGCGCCGCTACGTGGATAACGTCATGCGCCTGACCTCGGCCCTGCAGTAGCGTGCGATCACGTGCCCAGTGCTCACGCACTCGCCTTAGGTACTACTGGCGAGCATGGTGTCATACGTCCACACCTCTGCGGTTATTCCGGTAGCGCGCCTGTACAGCTCTCTTTCTGTCAAAATGCAAAGGTCCCCACCACCGACCTGCTGCATCATCAATTCCACCATCGTTTGGCCAGCTCGACGTTGTGAAATTAACTCAGTTATAAATTCCTTGTTCCACTGAAAGTCATGCAGTATCCACGGGGCTTGCCGTTGCGCGGTCAGCTCGAGCATCTGCGAGAACTTTTCCGCAATAGCGCGCCTTACCTGACCATCCGAAAGCTGCGCAATATGATTTCCAGTTTCGATGACAGCGGTGATAGGCAAGATAAACCTAGAGTTTTCGGACTGACGCTTCGAAAAGTCGTTTTTCACTTGTTCTCGATCCTGGCTCTTTTTCGGAATCTCAAGCAGATTATCCAGAACCGAAGTGTCAATGAAGTAAACGCGCATCAGCCAATCCCAAAAAGCTTATTCAGGTTGTCAAAGCTAGCCTTCGTATCGGTGTCATCGACCAATTCGCCGGCAGTTACAGCAGCTCCCAGACTGTGTTTCGAAATAGAGTCCACGAAATCCGGAAGTTCCACCAATGGTGAAAGTTCACTATTCCCGGTTTTCTCATCTCGGTAACACACCGCAACCTGACCGTTAGTTTCACCAGAAATCTGATCCAAAATCGCGGGGCTATGGGTTGTTACAAGAACTTGAGAGTCATGCTTGTGTGCTGATTCGTTAAGCATATGCATAACTCTTTGTGCCTGTGACGGGTGGAGACCGTTTTCCATTTCCTCGACCACGATTTGCGCTACGGCGCTTTCCACATCATCCCCGCGTGAAAGAGGCTGCTCGATATCCAAATCCCTGGGAGCTGTTTTTAATGCCGTTGCAATCGCCAGGAATCGAAGAAGCCCATCACTCATTTCACGTGCGGGTGTGCTTTCATGCCTACCATCCGCAAAGTGCTCGACAAGAGTAAGCATCACTTCGTCCAGCTGAGTGTCAATAAAATCCAAAGTAGAGTCCACTCCGGTAACGTGTGCAGCCAACTGCCCTAAATCGCGGAAGGTTTCAGGCGAATCCTTTCGTAATTGCCAAAGTACCGCCGAAAGGTTTTCGCCGCTGCGTTTGAGCTGAGCGTTCTTCTTCGCAACGTAGTTGCGCATAAGACTTGGCACTGGGTCGAGGTGAAACACAGATCGAAGTGCAGTACTCACAATCGATGCGCCCTTCAACACCGAATTCTCCGCACGGTTTTTCCCTGCAAGAACTGCCTTTACCTGCCCAAGAATTAGACGGGAGTCCCGCATAAGAGTTTCTGGATTTGCGCCACGCTTTCCATTGAAAATCTCCGCATAAATCCCAGCGAGCTTATCTGCCGCAGGTTGGGTCTTAAAAAGCTCTGCTTCTTTAGTTCTGACCCCATTTTTTTCGGAGTACCCTGGCCCCACCAGGCTTTCCTTAAGCACTCGCAGTTCCGGAAGCACCTGTATTTCTACGTCATAGCGAAAGATATCTTTTCCGGCTTCGACAGTGCAGCCCAGTTCAAAACTATCTTCGCCGTGTGGTGCACAACCACGGGAGCCTCCTCTAATTGGCCCTGCGTGCGTCATACGTCCGTCAAGAGCATCGCTGAGCTCCGAGCCCGACGATAACCGCGACAAAACCTCAAGCCCGTCTAAGGCGTTCGACTTGCCGGAGCTGTTTAGGCCTGTAAGAAAAGTCACCGGATGTAGTGTGAGTACGGCATCGTGAAACGATTTAAACCTGCGCAGTCGCAGCTCGGCAAGGCGGGGAGTGGACATGCCGCTCATGATACACATTTGCGCTGGCAATCATGGTCCTCAAGGTGACTCTCGTAATGCGGAGCGCGGACACTTTCCGCCACCAAAATCAGTCTCGCTACACCAGAAGTCAACCAGCTAGACGTGAGGAAGTACAAAGCCCGAACAGAGACACAAATCCGCAAGCTACCATGCCAAGCGCCATGGTGAGAGCTGGGTTGGATCCGAGCCCCATAAGCGGGCTCACCACGCTGGCCAGCAGGGATTGGCCAAAGCCCAGGATGGCGGAGACGCTGCCGGCGCGGGAGCGCATCAGCCCGGTGGCCAAGGCGGTGGCGTTGCCCATAATGAAACCCGTCGGCGCGATGCAGGCGAAGAGCACGCTGAGGGACAGCCACACCGGCGCGTTCGCCATGACCGTAAGCAGCAACAGCAGCGCGCACACCACGATGCCCCCGACACCACTGCGCAGCATGAAAGCCGGGGAGACGGAGTCCATAGCACGCGAGTTCACCAGCGTGGCGGCAAAGAGCCCCACGGCATTCACACCGAAAATCAGCGAATACGCCAGGGGCGAGAAGCCCCATTGGTCCTGAAGGACAAAGGCCGAGGCTGAGATGTAGCAAAACATCGAGCAGAAGCCGAAGGCCATGGTAACGAGGTAGGCCCACACTCGGCCGTTGGTGATAACTGCCCAGTAGTTGCCGGCAACAGTACGGGCCAAACTCGAACGAGCCGAATCTGAGCGGAAATGGACTGTCACGGTCTCCGGGACGATGAACCAGGCCAGAATCAGCTGCAGCGCATGAAGGCCGGCCAGAACCCAGAAGATGCCACGCCAGCCCAGCGGCTCCGCCAGCACGCCGCCTAGGACGGGGGCCACCGCCGGGGCAATTCCTTGCAGAGCCATAAGCAGTGAATAGGCTTTCGCCGCGGCGGCACCGTGGACAAGGTCAGGAACAACGGCACGCGCGAGCACCACGCAGGCACCGCCGCCGAGCCCCTGGAGCAGGCGAGCAACCACAAGGATAATGGCGCTGGGAGCCAATGCCGCCAGCACCGACGCAGCCAGGGCCAACGCTGCACCAGTTAGCAACAGTGGCTTGCGCCCAATGGCATCAGACAGCGGTCCCATGAGCAACTGGCCTATGCCCATTCCGATGAAGAAGCCCGAGATGGTCAGCTGAACCATGGAGCGGGTCGTGCCGAGGTCCGCCACGATCGCCGGCATGACCGGCAGGTACATATCCGTCGCAAAAGGCGCTGTTGCAGACAACAGCGCCAAGGTTGCAAGGAGGGGAAAGCGGATCACGCGTCGCGGCGCTCCACAGCCACAATGCCGAGAATCCACAGGAGCAAAGCCCAGCCGAAGAAGACGACCGCATTCATACCGACGCTATCCCAGGGCGCGGAGTCCTCCACCACGTCCATGGTCCAGTTGGTAAAGGCAGTAAAAGGCATGAAGTGAATCATCTTGTCACCGACTACCGGCAGGAAGCGCACGGTGTTCTCAATGCCCATGTAGAGGATGAGCGAAATCGCGACGGTACCCGCGGTATGGCGTAGCAACCATCCCAAGCCCTGGACAAACATGACCGCGCCGAAGCCAGCGACGGGCAAGGCCCACAGCAGGCGCTGAGCGCGTTCATCCGAGAAAGGCTGGAAAGCCTCCGCAGCGGATTCGTTGGCGGTCATATCCGCCAAGACAAAGATGTAGACCGCTCCCAAGAACAGGATGAGGGCAGCAATCACGCCATAGAGCAACAGTTTGGCCAGCGCCACCGTCCAGCGGTTGGGATTGGCCATGAACGTCACGGTTTGGGTCTTGTGACGGTACTCAGTGGTAATCACCATCGCGCCCTGAATCATGAGAATCGGCACGATCAGCACCAGGAGAATCGCCGCCAGCGCATTCGGCTGCAGCGGGCTAATGCCCAGTACAGCCTCGCCCGCATTAAGCGAGTTGAGCAAGGTCCAGCCCGTGATGATGACGAAAATCAGACCAGTGGTCCACCAGAAGGACTTCGTTGTGCGCAGCTTGGTCCACTCAGCATGCAGCGTATTAAGAAACATTGGTGGTGACCTCCTTCTGGGCCTGATACTGCACCGCATCCGTGGTCATCTTCATAAAGGCCTCCTC containing:
- a CDS encoding phospholipase D-like domain-containing protein — translated: MSLNIDLSAWQLALLFLDYGIKIIAIGVVPEGRRPSSSTAWLLAILVLPLVGLPLFLLMGSPYINRRRHRIQQEANELISDVTASTPNHPEGRLSPEIESLIQLNRNLTGHPALIGHNKGLHASYDEAIMAMARAIDRAEKYVLIEIYIQSWDEVTDIFFQSLKRARERGVEVKLLLDQIGSYKYKGYCTLGKRLTAIDVDWRLMLPLQLHKGRFRRPDLRNHRKIVVIDGHTGFLGSMNIIKRQYKTKDRAWIDYMVELTGPIVTSLAAVFAVDWYLESEEQLSLDMQPYDDAMTEDSNHLQLVPSGPGYTTEPNLRMFNSVVHHAKDKLVLCSPYFIPDESLLEAVTTACYRDVEVDLLVSAKADQFMVDHAQSSYYQALLEAGVRIFQFPEPFVLHSKFILADPNLPGREPLCMFGSSNMDMRSFGLNYESTMLVAKGDLIDDFAQLAINYKKVCHELTLEEWNKRGLLRRYVDNVMRLTSALQ
- a CDS encoding ABC transporter permease; amino-acid sequence: MFLNTLHAEWTKLRTTKSFWWTTGLIFVIITGWTLLNSLNAGEAVLGISPLQPNALAAILLVLIVPILMIQGAMVITTEYRHKTQTVTFMANPNRWTVALAKLLLYGVIAALILFLGAVYIFVLADMTANESAAEAFQPFSDERAQRLLWALPVAGFGAVMFVQGLGWLLRHTAGTVAISLILYMGIENTVRFLPVVGDKMIHFMPFTAFTNWTMDVVEDSAPWDSVGMNAVVFFGWALLLWILGIVAVERRDA
- a CDS encoding multidrug effflux MFS transporter, which produces MIRFPLLATLALLSATAPFATDMYLPVMPAIVADLGTTRSMVQLTISGFFIGMGIGQLLMGPLSDAIGRKPLLLTGAALALAASVLAALAPSAIILVVARLLQGLGGGACVVLARAVVPDLVHGAAAAKAYSLLMALQGIAPAVAPVLGGVLAEPLGWRGIFWVLAGLHALQLILAWFIVPETVTVHFRSDSARSSLARTVAGNYWAVITNGRVWAYLVTMAFGFCSMFCYISASAFVLQDQWGFSPLAYSLIFGVNAVGLFAATLVNSRAMDSVSPAFMLRSGVGGIVVCALLLLLTVMANAPVWLSLSVLFACIAPTGFIMGNATALATGLMRSRAGSVSAILGFGQSLLASVVSPLMGLGSNPALTMALGMVACGFVSLFGLCTSSRLAG
- a CDS encoding AAA family ATPase, producing MSTPRLAELRLRRFKSFHDAVLTLHPVTFLTGLNSSGKSNALDGLEVLSRLSSGSELSDALDGRMTHAGPIRGGSRGCAPHGEDSFELGCTVEAGKDIFRYDVEIQVLPELRVLKESLVGPGYSEKNGVRTKEAELFKTQPAADKLAGIYAEIFNGKRGANPETLMRDSRLILGQVKAVLAGKNRAENSVLKGASIVSTALRSVFHLDPVPSLMRNYVAKKNAQLKRSGENLSAVLWQLRKDSPETFRDLGQLAAHVTGVDSTLDFIDTQLDEVMLTLVEHFADGRHESTPAREMSDGLLRFLAIATALKTAPRDLDIEQPLSRGDDVESAVAQIVVEEMENGLHPSQAQRVMHMLNESAHKHDSQVLVTTHSPAILDQISGETNGQVAVCYRDEKTGNSELSPLVELPDFVDSISKHSLGAAVTAGELVDDTDTKASFDNLNKLFGIG